GCGTTCGCTAGACCATTTTATATTGAGCAAACCAAATGCTGATTCATGTCATTTACACAAGCAGTATTTGAGGGTAGAAAACCCGGGCTGGAGACGGCAGATTGGAGCAAACGCTGTAACTCGATTTAAAGAAATCGAAGAGAATGAGGTAGAGATCACTCCATTGCTTTGGGAGGGTGAATATCGCGGCGATAAGGACATGTACGAGCGATTGAGGCAAAACGGTTTGCTGGATAGATCTGACTTAACATGGGGGCCTCTTCAAGACAAAGATACCGACAAAAAAACACCTCCATTCCATATCGCTATTGCTAATGGAGATAAAGAAGCTATCTATCGCTGCCTGCAAGAGGGATGTGACATTAATGAGTCTGATGATATGGGATCTACCCCATTGCACATAGCAATTGAGCACAACAATTATAAACTCTTCTTACGGCTACTGGGAAAGGGGGCGCTGATAAAACTTTTTGCACGTAAGCATACGCCTCTACATTTAGCTATGCAGTACGATTTGAATGGTCATTTTATCACAGCTCTCATCGCAGCAGGTGCTGATGTCAATATAGAGCAAAAAGGATTTAAGAGATCTAGAACGCCTTTAGAGTTTGCTATTAAGTATAAAAATGTTAAAGCGGTTGAGTTGTTGCTGGCAGCGAAAGCTATTGTTAATTATAACAATCGCCAGTCACTGGAGAGTGACTCAGCGTTTTCTTCAATCCACCACCTCCTTCCGAAGAAATTGAGTGAGGTGGAAGGATTCGGTACTATAGTGGATCATATTCAAAAAGGAGATCGGGTACTCTTGACCTACCCAAAAAGTTTTTGGGGTTATAAATTTAAAAAAGCAACTCAATTAGAGGAAGAGGAGAAACTCATTCGAGTTACAGTGAACCCAGAAACCCACCTTTTGGACGATGACAATTATAAGGAGATTGAAGATAGGAGTGGTTGCAAAGGAAAGCTGGCCTACATAAAAGATACACGCAAGGTTCCCCACCTCAAACTGCGATTTGGCTACTAAGTAACTCTGGCAGATGCATATGAAGTACACTAGCTGCTTGTTCAATTCTCCTTCCAAGGAATCAAGCTTTTTGCCGAGAAACAGCTTTTAATGTATGAAGTCTGTAAAGCGTTGGGGGAGAAGCCCAGGATGAGAGATAAGTTATTGTCGCATAACAAACTACTAGATGCCCTATTGACACCTTACCTGTTAAGATAAAAAGTTGGATTTCTAGCCTCGTGGATCAAAATTAAACCTGATTATATTGCTGCTACTTTGGGTGTTCAAATCGGTAGCTTAATTGGGAGAAAAAAAGCTCTAAGATTGAGACGACGATCCGACCGTTGAAAAGCTTAAAATTTTAATATACGAAGCCCCTCAAGGTATGCTGCTTTTGTTGAGACAATGAATTTTCAAGCTTTAGAATTTTATGAAAAATGTGGCTTTAAGCTTGAATTTACTCGCACTGGATATGACCATAACACTTCCCTTCACTATCTGAGAAAAGACTTCACATCTAAGGAGCTGAAGTGATACGAGTAGGCGCTTATCAAATTACTCCTTCAAAAAGAAAAGAAGAGAGAAAAATTCAACTTCAAAACGCATTAGCAAGAGCTGTTGTTGAACGTCTTGACTTTTTATGTCTGCCTGAAGGCTTTCTAACTGGCTATTATGCTGAAGAAAAGCTTGCTAAGGAAAATTCTCTAGAGGTAGGTAGTGATATTTTTGAAGAATGGTTAGCTGAGTTTAAAAATTATAATACTACTGTCATCGTTGGTTTTAATGAACAGAAAAATAATAATATTTTTGACTCTGCCGCTGTTATTGAGGCTGGTAAACTTTTAGGCATTCAAAGAAAGCATCATCTTTATCACAAATACTTTACTGCCGGTTCTTCTTTTTCAGTTTTCAAGAGCAAAAAAATAACTTTTGGCATAACGATATGTCTGGATACTAATTATTTCGAACCTTCTCGTATTCTTTCTCTTCAAGGGGCTGTTATTCT
This genomic window from Chlamydiales bacterium STE3 contains:
- a CDS encoding Nitrilase/cyanide hydratase and apolipoprotein N-acyltransferase (Product derived from UniProtKB/Trembl:B4CWS0), with translation MIRVGAYQITPSKRKEERKIQLQNALARAVVERLDFLCLPEGFLTGYYAEEKLAKENSLEVGSDIFEEWLAEFKNYNTTVIVGFNEQKNNNIFDSAAVIEAGKLLGIQRKHHLYHKYFTAGSSFSVFKSKKITFGITICLDTNYFEPSRILSLQGAVILFAPMCNLVPLDHPYAVRPPYYSQFVARSFENRCWLVAADWVWTEDGKTICPGNSVIYDPDGKEMVRSKEMKEELLTVNIPKDRLFTNKGLRFKGSDVLVQKLQDFRKSYES